The proteins below come from a single Oscillospiraceae bacterium genomic window:
- a CDS encoding class I SAM-dependent methyltransferase produces MAYNEFAYFYDEFNGEADYDALYRYITAELQAHGIRDGILADLGCGTGDLTLMLTQAGYDVIGIDRSEEMLSVLREKADELGLTGRLLLLRQDLLELDLYGTIRAAVSTFDTYSHIGPLDSFEKAIRKAAYFMEKGGVFLFDLNTPYKHREILAGQTFDIEAEDADCHWSNRYAEDAQRVDITIDIDYHETGEHFREQFSEYSYTLDTVRALLEKYGFAVAKVADGEDFGPVRADSPRWIITAVKQYTQEDESNGTES; encoded by the coding sequence ATGGCCTACAATGAGTTTGCCTATTTTTACGATGAGTTCAACGGCGAGGCCGACTACGATGCGCTCTACCGCTACATCACGGCAGAGCTGCAGGCTCACGGCATCCGGGACGGCATTCTGGCCGACCTTGGCTGCGGCACCGGGGATCTGACGCTGATGCTGACTCAGGCAGGCTATGATGTCATCGGTATCGACCGGTCGGAGGAGATGCTGAGCGTCCTGCGTGAAAAGGCGGATGAGCTGGGCTTGACCGGGCGTCTGCTGCTGCTTCGGCAGGATCTGCTCGAGCTGGACCTCTACGGCACCATCCGTGCGGCGGTATCCACCTTTGATACCTACAGCCATATCGGCCCGCTGGACAGCTTTGAAAAGGCCATACGCAAGGCGGCCTATTTTATGGAGAAGGGCGGCGTGTTCCTTTTTGATTTGAACACGCCCTATAAGCACCGGGAAATTCTGGCGGGGCAGACCTTTGATATTGAGGCCGAGGACGCCGACTGCCATTGGTCCAACCGCTATGCGGAGGACGCGCAGCGGGTGGATATCACCATCGACATTGACTACCATGAAACGGGCGAGCATTTCCGTGAGCAATTCAGCGAGTACAGCTACACGCTGGACACGGTGCGCGCCTTGCTGGAAAAGTACGGCTTTGCCGTGGCAAAGGTCGCTGACGGCGAGGATTTCGGCCCTGTGCGCGCCGACAGCCCGCGCTGGATCATTACGGCTGT
- the yihA gene encoding ribosome biogenesis GTP-binding protein YihA/YsxC, translating to MNYNNSEFLASYGLSRQLPVSDRPEIVFSGRSNVGKSSLINKLCNRKKLARVSATPGKTATINFYRVDTAYLVDLPGYGYAKVSNVERERWDDLINSYFEADRSVCLLVQLLDSRHAPSADDLQMLEYLHYHRIPFVAALTKGDKLKKSEMAACKEEFEKICAAYGCRAVVLTSAENGLGCDELRALLEASMAGE from the coding sequence ATGAACTATAATAACAGCGAGTTTCTCGCGTCCTACGGCCTGTCCCGTCAGCTGCCGGTCAGCGACCGGCCGGAAATCGTTTTCTCCGGCCGCTCCAATGTGGGCAAGTCGAGCCTTATCAACAAGCTCTGCAACCGCAAAAAGCTGGCCCGTGTCAGTGCTACGCCGGGTAAAACGGCCACTATTAATTTTTACCGCGTGGATACCGCCTATCTTGTGGACCTGCCCGGCTACGGCTACGCCAAGGTCTCCAATGTGGAGCGCGAGCGGTGGGATGATCTGATCAACAGCTATTTTGAGGCGGATCGCTCAGTCTGCCTGCTGGTTCAGCTGCTGGACAGCCGCCATGCCCCGAGCGCGGACGATCTGCAGATGCTGGAATACCTGCACTACCACCGCATCCCGTTTGTGGCTGCACTGACCAAGGGCGACAAGCTGAAAAAAAGCGAGATGGCCGCCTGCAAGGAAGAATTTGAGAAGATCTGCGCGGCCTACGGCTGCCGGGCTGTTGTGCTGACCAGCGCTGAGAACGGCTTGGGCTGTGACGAGCTGCGCGCCCTGCTGGAAGCCAGCATGGCCGGGGAGTGA
- a CDS encoding penicillin-binding protein 2 produces the protein MSLRRFYGLCAVLVLLAGIVLCRTYWVGQQTAYAANAGGQTVQTVALPRARGDFYDRSGRRLTGTAQRYYALCMPGEAGYTALFPYVSYEAQGLLYERRNLSTPFLIQTDRDLTGQGIPTCTVPEHFTGTTAAHLLGYLDGEGHGVAGLECAYDDLLAACGDKRSITCIMTARGRLLADTAPAVTVEETGTGQGVQLTLDADLQRACEALAAQVMPRGCILVMDTATGEVLASVSMPTFDPRNIAASIRADDTSLINRPLRAFSAGSVFKVVLAAAAYESGLDWYTHDCTGELELAGQTYRCAQGRAHGEVNLRGALEQSCNTYFIELGQLLGAARILSTAEQFGFGTAVQLAPSLRSAAGTLPDAQTLANDGQLASFSFGQGALTVTPLQITAMMNTVANGGVYRAPAFVKGIADSTGAVAAPLEPSAPRTVCDEKTAKVLRSMLVSVVTEGIGAEARPAAGMAGGKTGTAQTGQYDENGEELLNYWFSGFYPAQAPRYTVTVLQDGILKPELSSAAIFEKITEILHVWDAAL, from the coding sequence ATGTCTTTGCGCCGCTTTTACGGCCTGTGTGCAGTGCTTGTGCTGCTGGCGGGTATTGTGCTGTGCCGAACCTACTGGGTGGGGCAGCAGACGGCCTATGCGGCCAACGCGGGCGGGCAGACCGTCCAGACGGTGGCGCTGCCGCGCGCGCGGGGGGATTTTTATGACCGGAGCGGCCGCAGGCTGACCGGCACGGCGCAGCGCTATTATGCGCTCTGCATGCCCGGTGAAGCAGGCTACACCGCACTGTTTCCCTATGTCTCCTATGAGGCGCAGGGCCTTTTGTATGAGCGGCGCAATCTTTCGACTCCGTTTTTGATACAGACCGACCGGGACCTGACAGGGCAGGGTATACCCACCTGCACGGTGCCGGAGCATTTCACCGGCACGACTGCCGCCCATCTGCTGGGGTATCTTGACGGGGAGGGCCACGGCGTTGCCGGACTGGAGTGTGCCTACGACGACCTGCTGGCGGCCTGCGGCGATAAGCGCAGCATCACCTGCATCATGACGGCGCGGGGGCGTCTGCTGGCAGACACAGCCCCTGCCGTCACGGTTGAGGAGACCGGTACGGGGCAGGGGGTACAGTTGACACTGGATGCCGATCTGCAGCGCGCCTGCGAGGCGTTAGCGGCGCAGGTCATGCCGCGCGGGTGCATTCTGGTTATGGACACAGCCACAGGTGAGGTGCTGGCCAGCGTAAGTATGCCAACTTTTGACCCGCGAAATATTGCGGCCAGCATCCGCGCAGATGACACCTCCCTGATCAATCGGCCGCTGCGCGCCTTCAGCGCGGGCTCGGTGTTCAAGGTCGTGCTGGCGGCTGCTGCCTATGAGAGCGGGCTGGACTGGTATACCCACGACTGTACCGGCGAGCTGGAGCTGGCCGGGCAGACCTACCGCTGCGCGCAGGGCCGTGCGCACGGCGAGGTAAATCTGCGCGGTGCGCTGGAGCAGAGCTGCAACACCTATTTTATTGAACTGGGGCAGCTGCTGGGGGCTGCGCGTATCTTGTCAACGGCGGAACAATTCGGCTTCGGCACAGCGGTACAGCTTGCCCCGAGCCTGCGGAGCGCGGCGGGTACACTGCCCGATGCGCAGACTCTTGCAAATGACGGACAGCTGGCAAGCTTCAGCTTCGGGCAGGGGGCGCTGACCGTGACGCCGCTGCAGATCACGGCTATGATGAACACCGTGGCCAATGGCGGGGTGTACCGCGCACCGGCATTTGTGAAGGGCATTGCCGATTCGACCGGGGCAGTTGCAGCGCCGTTGGAACCGTCCGCGCCGCGCACGGTCTGTGATGAAAAAACGGCAAAGGTCCTGCGCAGTATGCTTGTGTCGGTGGTGACGGAAGGCATCGGTGCCGAGGCCCGGCCCGCTGCAGGCATGGCGGGTGGCAAGACCGGCACGGCGCAGACCGGTCAATATGATGAAAACGGGGAGGAACTGCTGAACTACTGGTTCAGCGGCTTCTACCCGGCACAGGCACCCCGCTATACTGTAACGGTGCTGCAGGACGGCATATTGAAGCCCGAGCTGTCAAGCGCAGCAATTTTTGAGAAGATCACCGAGATACTGCATGTCTGGGATGCAGCCCTGTAA
- a CDS encoding VanZ family protein: MKKYTKYMALAVTLALLGLIFYFSAQPGAVSYKVSETVMNTVQSGKAKAITPQWFSTTNLNVNVRKWAHVYIYCALGVSMAVAVHLWTVSLALWQRTLLSAALCMLCAAGDELHQFFVPGRAMLLSDVGIDAMGFLPCIAAVFLCIRVYRGCRK; the protein is encoded by the coding sequence ATGAAGAAATATACAAAATATATGGCGCTGGCCGTGACGCTGGCGCTGCTGGGACTGATTTTCTACTTTTCTGCCCAGCCGGGGGCGGTTTCCTACAAGGTCAGCGAGACTGTGATGAACACAGTTCAATCCGGTAAAGCAAAGGCCATCACGCCGCAATGGTTCAGCACCACAAACCTCAATGTCAATGTTCGCAAATGGGCACATGTTTATATCTACTGCGCGCTGGGGGTCAGCATGGCGGTGGCGGTGCATCTGTGGACGGTCAGCCTTGCCCTGTGGCAGAGGACGCTGCTGTCTGCGGCACTGTGTATGCTGTGTGCCGCCGGGGACGAGCTGCACCAGTTCTTTGTCCCGGGCCGTGCCATGCTGCTGAGCGATGTCGGCATAGATGCAATGGGCTTTCTGCCCTGCATCGCGGCGGTCTTTCTCTGCATCCGGGTGTATCGTGGCTGCCGGAAGTGA
- the lon gene encoding endopeptidase La, protein MSEKVKIKIARNVVHLPAIALRGLVVFPNNVVHFEVGRTKSIAAIEAAMHNNSSVFLVAQREMDVEEPALRDLYGYGVIAEIKQVLRVSEDIVKVLVEGKTRARLLELDGEDKYLQATVRPVPVRGIAADKRTQVEALVRSLKDCFEEYLSYSPQISKDVVYNIISSDSPLYLSEYMPANLLLKYEDKQVILNESTLLGRLEKLLTLLRQECQVLEIERDLDDKVNAQMDKGQREYYLREQMHIISEELGDSEDTRAEADTYREKIRALALDEESTEKLLKECDRLARMQGSSAESGVIRSYLDACLALPWHTATEDDLDQAHARKVLDREHYGLQKVKERILELLAVRKLNQDVKGQIICLVGPPGVGKTSIAHSIAECMNRKFARMSLGGVHDEAEIRGHRRTYIGAMPGRIISAITTAKSTNPVILLDEIDKLAGDYKGDPSSALLEVLDPEQNRTFKDNYLDIPFDLSEVLFITTANDASTIPGPLYDRMDVIELPSYTRTEKFNIAKRHLLPKQLKNNGLDGRVTLTASALYAIIDGYTREAGVRNLERTITAVLRKCAQKVAAGEEEKISVSVASVKALLGPEKVKPTFISRRDAVGIANGLAWTSVGGEMLPVEVAVIPSGTGKIEITGSLGDVMKESAQLAVTYARVHAEEYGIAADKFKNTDLHIHAPEGAVPKDGPSAGVTLTTALISALSGIPVNHDLAMTGEITLHGNVLPIGGLKEKSMAAFREGISTVLIPRDNESDLYEVDAEVKEKVHFIPVGSLSEVLKHALVRPGRTPARAARGVPQATSLIANEKPADSHKEPAAVM, encoded by the coding sequence ATGTCTGAAAAAGTCAAAATCAAGATCGCCCGCAATGTGGTGCATCTTCCGGCCATCGCCCTGCGCGGGCTGGTGGTGTTCCCCAACAATGTGGTCCATTTTGAGGTGGGCCGCACCAAGTCCATCGCAGCGATCGAGGCTGCCATGCACAATAACAGCAGCGTATTCCTTGTGGCCCAGCGCGAGATGGATGTCGAGGAGCCTGCACTGCGGGACCTGTACGGCTACGGCGTGATTGCGGAGATCAAGCAGGTGCTGCGCGTCTCCGAGGATATCGTAAAGGTGCTGGTCGAGGGCAAGACCCGCGCGCGCCTGCTGGAGCTGGACGGGGAGGATAAATATCTGCAGGCCACGGTGCGCCCGGTGCCGGTACGCGGCATTGCCGCCGACAAGCGCACGCAGGTCGAGGCACTGGTCCGCAGCCTGAAGGACTGCTTTGAGGAGTACCTCTCCTACAGTCCGCAGATCTCCAAGGATGTTGTCTATAACATTATCTCGTCGGATTCGCCGCTCTACCTCAGCGAGTATATGCCCGCCAATCTGCTGCTCAAGTATGAGGACAAGCAGGTCATTCTGAACGAGTCCACGCTGCTGGGCCGTCTGGAAAAGCTGCTGACCCTGCTGCGTCAGGAATGCCAGGTCCTTGAGATCGAACGCGATCTGGACGACAAGGTCAATGCCCAGATGGACAAGGGCCAGCGGGAATACTACCTGCGTGAGCAGATGCACATTATCAGCGAGGAGCTGGGCGACTCCGAGGATACCCGCGCCGAGGCCGATACATACCGTGAGAAGATCCGGGCGCTGGCGCTGGATGAGGAATCCACCGAGAAGCTGCTCAAGGAGTGTGACCGTCTGGCCCGTATGCAGGGCAGCAGCGCCGAGAGCGGCGTGATCCGCAGCTATCTGGACGCCTGCCTTGCCCTGCCGTGGCATACCGCGACCGAGGATGACCTTGATCAGGCCCATGCCCGCAAGGTGCTGGACCGTGAGCATTACGGCCTGCAGAAGGTCAAGGAGCGTATTCTGGAGCTGCTGGCCGTGCGCAAGCTGAATCAGGATGTCAAGGGACAGATCATCTGCCTTGTCGGCCCTCCGGGTGTCGGCAAGACGAGTATCGCACATTCCATCGCCGAGTGCATGAACCGAAAGTTCGCCCGCATGAGTCTGGGCGGTGTCCATGATGAGGCTGAGATCCGCGGCCACCGCCGCACCTATATCGGCGCCATGCCCGGGCGCATCATCAGCGCCATTACAACGGCCAAGTCCACAAACCCGGTCATTCTGCTGGACGAGATCGACAAGCTGGCAGGCGATTACAAGGGCGACCCCTCCAGCGCACTGCTGGAGGTGCTGGACCCCGAGCAGAACCGCACCTTCAAGGATAACTATCTGGATATCCCGTTCGATCTGAGCGAGGTGCTGTTTATCACGACGGCCAACGATGCCTCGACCATCCCCGGCCCGCTCTATGACCGCATGGATGTGATCGAGCTGCCCAGCTATACCCGCACCGAGAAGTTCAACATTGCCAAACGCCACCTGCTGCCCAAGCAGCTGAAAAACAACGGCCTTGACGGCCGCGTGACCCTGACGGCCAGCGCACTGTACGCCATTATTGACGGCTACACCCGCGAGGCCGGTGTGCGCAATCTCGAGCGCACCATCACGGCAGTGCTGCGCAAATGCGCCCAGAAGGTCGCCGCCGGGGAGGAGGAAAAGATCAGCGTCTCCGTCGCCTCGGTCAAGGCGCTGCTCGGCCCCGAAAAGGTCAAGCCGACCTTTATCTCCCGCAGAGATGCCGTCGGCATCGCCAACGGTCTGGCATGGACCAGCGTCGGGGGTGAGATGCTGCCCGTGGAGGTGGCTGTCATCCCGAGCGGCACCGGCAAGATCGAAATCACCGGCAGTCTGGGCGATGTCATGAAAGAGAGCGCCCAACTGGCCGTGACTTACGCCCGTGTCCATGCCGAGGAATACGGTATCGCGGCGGATAAATTTAAAAACACTGACCTGCACATCCACGCCCCGGAGGGCGCTGTCCCCAAGGACGGCCCCTCTGCCGGCGTTACGCTGACCACGGCATTGATCTCGGCGCTGTCCGGCATCCCCGTGAACCACGATCTGGCCATGACCGGTGAGATCACGCTGCACGGGAATGTGCTGCCCATCGGCGGCCTGAAGGAAAAGAGCATGGCTGCCTTCCGCGAGGGCATCTCCACCGTGCTGATCCCAAGAGACAACGAGAGCGACCTGTATGAGGTGGATGCCGAGGTGAAGGAGAAGGTTCATTTTATCCCGGTCGGCAGCCTGTCCGAGGTGCTCAAGCATGCACTGGTGCGCCCCGGCCGCACCCCTGCCCGGGCTGCCCGCGGCGTGCCGCAGGCAACCTCCCTCATTGCCAATGAAAAGCCCGCCGATAGCCACAAGGAGCCTGCTGCGGTGATGTGA
- a CDS encoding YegS/Rv2252/BmrU family lipid kinase — translation MQHIFIINPTAGKVDASVALIPQIHAAASRAGVRPTIEVTRRAGQARDLAAKYASSGQEVFLYACGGDGTLNEVLQGAAGYDNAAVGCVPCGSGNDYVRNFGTQAQFLDLDAQLAARPFTVDMIRTPQGCGIDIYAAGIDAQVANGIPKWRRVPLCGGTTAYTLSILEAVCSTFRHRLRITADDRQMEDVYMMLAICNGQQYGGGYCAAPHASMTDGLLDVVLLKPVPRLKLPGLLGAYKKGEHLLEDDAVAEKFKPYMTFFRTSQIDIEVLDGNPLITTLDGECSPQMHMHAEAVRSAAHILLPPELAANANETPVLQAMGE, via the coding sequence ATGCAGCATATCTTTATCATAAATCCTACGGCGGGCAAAGTGGATGCCAGTGTGGCGCTGATCCCTCAGATCCATGCTGCCGCCAGCCGCGCCGGTGTGCGCCCCACCATTGAGGTGACCCGCCGCGCCGGGCAGGCGCGGGACCTTGCCGCAAAATATGCGTCCTCCGGGCAGGAGGTTTTCCTCTATGCCTGCGGCGGCGACGGTACGCTGAACGAGGTTTTGCAGGGGGCTGCCGGCTATGACAATGCGGCGGTGGGCTGCGTCCCTTGCGGCAGCGGCAATGATTATGTACGCAACTTCGGTACGCAGGCGCAGTTCCTTGATCTGGATGCCCAACTGGCGGCGCGCCCCTTTACGGTGGATATGATCCGCACGCCGCAGGGCTGCGGCATTGACATCTACGCTGCGGGCATTGACGCCCAGGTGGCCAACGGCATCCCCAAGTGGAGACGGGTGCCGCTGTGCGGCGGCACCACGGCCTACACACTGTCGATCCTTGAGGCGGTGTGCAGCACCTTCCGCCATCGGCTGCGCATCACGGCAGATGACCGGCAGATGGAGGATGTTTACATGATGCTGGCGATCTGCAACGGCCAGCAGTACGGCGGCGGCTACTGTGCCGCGCCCCACGCCAGCATGACGGACGGTCTGCTGGATGTTGTCCTTCTCAAGCCTGTGCCGCGCCTGAAGCTGCCCGGGCTGCTGGGTGCTTACAAAAAAGGGGAGCATCTGTTGGAGGATGATGCCGTGGCGGAGAAATTCAAGCCCTACATGACCTTTTTCCGCACAAGCCAAATTGATATAGAGGTGCTGGACGGCAACCCGCTCATCACAACACTGGATGGCGAATGCTCGCCCCAGATGCACATGCATGCGGAAGCAGTGCGCAGTGCGGCGCACATTCTGCTGCCGCCTGAGTTGGCCGCCAATGCAAACGAGACGCCTGTTCTGCAGGCTATGGGAGAGTAA